The DNA window TCTATCTATGGTTCTAGAGCTTCAAACGGGGTGGTCTTGATTACGACCAAAAGAGGAAAAGAGGGTAAACTTAAGGTATCATTTGATATGTATTCTACTATCCAAACACCTACCAATATGCCAAAGGTTCTGAGAGCTGCCGATTTTCTTCAGGCGGAGCTGAACTCTTTAGAAAATGCAGGAATTGTCATTCCAGCTGACCAAAGAGCTCAAAGAGAACAAATGATTTTTGATCAAAGAACCTACAAACCAGACAATTGGAATCGATACGATACCGATTGGAAAAATGCTACCATAAAAAACACTGCTTTACTAACGAATTACAGTTTTGCACTTTCAGGGGGTAATAAAGATTTTAAATATTCTGGGACTATTTCAGCCTTAGACCAAGGCGGGTTAATCGAAACCAATAACTTTAAACGTCTTAACATCAGAGTAAATACAGATGCTTTTATTAGACCTTGGTTGAAATTCAGCAACGAAATTTCCTATAGAGTTTCAGATCAATTAACGCCGGGAATTTCATCACCAAAAGCAATTATCAATAAATCATTGTATATGCTACCCACCTTATCTGCCGTTACAGAACTGGATGGCTATTGGGGCTATGGTAAAAACGGAGACAATCCGGTAGCCAATGCAGCTGCTTCAGGTTCAAGAACTGTAAAACGACCTGAATTGTTGTTCAATGCAACGCTTACGGCTACTCCTATCAAAGATTTAGAAATATTGGGCCAATACAGTTATAGAAAAACGGAATCGAGAGGGACTTATATTACAACCCCTTATTTTACCTCTTTGAGAGGAGTGTACCTAGGGGCTTTTCCCGGCACAGATGGCGTAAGTGAAACTTGGGCGCAAACGGTTCGTAATTTTATTAGAGGTCAGGTTTCCTATGCAAAAGACTTTGGTTTGAGTAAAACAAAAATACTGGTAGGTACCCAAGTCGAAGACAATTTGAACACTGACTTTAGTGCTTCAAAAAACTTATTCGAATTGGATCGTTATTACTTAGATAATGGAGATGCAAAAACAGCTACGGCTAGCGGAGGCGCTTCCAATTGGGCTATGGCATCTTTTTACGGAAGATTTAATTATGATTATGACGATAAATATCTTTTTGAAGCAACTGGTCGTTATGACGGTTCATCCCGATTTACGGAAGGAAATGTATGGGGATTTTTCCCATCAGTTTCGGCGGGATGGGTAGTGAGCAAAGAAAAATTTATGGAATCGATAGAAAATTATGTGAGCTTTTTTAAATTGAGAGCTTCGTATGGTCTTCTTGGAAATCAAGAAATTGGGAATTATCCTTACGCTACATCAATTGACCCCGGTTACAGTTACTGGATAGATAAACAAGTGGCTACAGGAGTAGCACAAACTACTTTGGCTAATCCAGATGTCACTTGGGAGAAATCGCAACAAGTCAATTTTGGTTTGGATGCTTCGTTTTTTAATAGAAAATTAGCCGTTACTTTCGATTATTATATCAAAGATGTTTATGATATGTTAATAGATTATCCTTTACCCTATTATGTTGGTTTAAATCCTGGAAACACTAATGGTGGTGATATGCAAAACAAAGGGTGGGAAACTAACTTGACTTATAAGGGGAAAATTGGCGAATTTAACTTTGGTATTACCGGAACCTTGAGTAACAATGAAAATGAAGTAACTAAACTTTACGGATTTTTCCCAAATAGAGCACTAACAGTAGGTTATCCACAAAATGGAATTTGGGGCTATAAGACCGATGGATATTATGTTGATGCCAATGATGTGGCTAATTCACCAAGATTATCGAATTCAGCCAAACCAGGCTATGTGAAATATGTGAAAATGGATCCAAGTGGAGCAAATCCTACTATAATTGGAGAGAGTGATAAAGTGTACTTAGGGGATCCTTTCCCACATTTCGAGTACGGATTGAATTTAACGGCGAATTATAGTAATTTTGACTTAACGGTGTTTTTTCAAGGAGTGGGAGAACGAAAAGTAATGATGAGCGGAATAGGTGTTAGACCTTTCTTTAACGGTTCTAATCTTTTTACACATCAATTGGATTCTTGGACGCCAGAAAATCAAGATGCCGAATACCCAATATTAGTGCCAGAAGCCAACTCAGCTGATAATTTTGTCACTTCCGACAAATGGGTGCAAGATGGAGCTTATTTGAGATTGAAAAACGTGGTTTTAGGCTATAGTATGCCAAAATCATTTTTAGATAAAACAAAATTAGACGGTGCTCGATTTTACCTGAGCGGACAAAATTTATTTACGATCAGTAAATTCTTTAGTGGGTATGATCCGGAAGTAAATTATGGAGGTAGCCTTGGAGGTGAATTTTACCCTATAATGCAGACGTTTACATTTGGTGCTAACTTTAAATTTTAAGAAAATGAAATTAATTAAAAAAACGATAATAGGATTAAGCCTTTTAGCAGGCTTTGCATCTTGTGAGGATTATTTAGATAAAGAACCCTTAAGCGAATATTTGTCTTCTAATTTTTATAATAATGAAGCGGCAATCAAACAAGGTACAAATGGAGTCTATCAAGGAATGTATATGGAAAGCAGTCTTTTGCCTTTTTGTACACTGTATGATATGTACACTCCGATGGGTATCGAAAGATCAGACAATAGTAGTATTGGAGTAGGGAATATCCAATTGGAATCTAGTTTTGTGGTAGAAGGGCAATGGGCAAGATTTTACACAGGTGTTGCCCGATGTAATAACGTTTTAGAAGGTTCGGCTCCTTATCTTGGGGAATTGAGCGACAAGGCAAAACAGTATTTGGCCGAAGTAAAAGTAGTAAGAGCGATGCATTATCATTATCTGATTTCGCTTTATGGTGATGTTCCTTACTTTACAAAATCAGTTACAGAGGAAGAACAAAAAAGCATTGCAAGAACACCTTGGAATGAAATTGCTGATAATCTAATACAAGATTTGGATGATGCTAGTGCTTTTTTACCGTGGCAAACTAATGAATTAGGACGTGTTGATAAATCCTTTGCACTAGGTCTAAAAGCCAGAATCGCTCTTTATGCCGGTTCTTGGCACAAAGAAGGTTTTGGAAAATCAGGAATCAAAGATGCTGCCAAAGCCGCTGTTTATTTTGACATCGCTGCCAAAACTGCGCAAAAAATTATCGCGGAGTCTGGAAGATCATTAAATCCTAATTTTAATGACTTGTTTACAAGAGCAGGACAACTTACAGCTGCTTCTAAAAAAGAAAACATTTTAGGAATTGCCTATTCGGATCAAGCTTCAAGAAAATACCACTACCAATCTTTTGGGGAAATTGCTAGAACAGCCGGAGGACAATCAGGTCGTTTTCCAACCCAATTATTAGTAGATACCTACGAAATGGCTAACGGAAAAAGAATTGATGAACCCGGTTCAGGATACGATCCCAAGAATCCTTTTGCCAATAGAGATCCACGTTTGAAAATGTCTATTTATACCCATAAAGACAGGATTATTTCTAATAATGGTGGGGTGAAATTGAACATCGTAATGGAATTGTATAACCCACAAACCTTATCCTACGATGCCTTAGGAAATTCAAAACTAATTTCCAACCTTGACTATACAGGTTCTGTAGCGCAGTTCGGTTACATCCAGAGTGGAGTAGGCTATTTGTGGAAAAAATACAACTTTTTTGATGATGAAATTGTATCTGAGCCTACTTATAATATTTTGTTGATGCGTTATGCTGAAATCTTATTGATGTATGCTGAAGCCAAAATCGAATTGAATCAAATAGATGGTAGTGTAAGAAGTGCGATTAATGAAGTGCGAACCAGAGCAGGAATGCCTAGTACCACTTTAACAGACCCAATCAAATTAAGACAATTGGTGCGTAGAGAACGAAAAGTCGAATTGGCTAGAGAATCGGGTTTGCATTTCTTCGATATGAGAAGATGGAGAACAGGAGCCTTAGAAAATGCCGAAAAAACCTATGGCTTCCCAATTGCTACTGGCGTTACTGCAACCAATTTCCCTGATGGCTACACCCAAGTTACTCCTGATATGGTGCCTAGTTATGGAGCAGCAGGTTCAGCAAGAGATTTGAATGATTTGGCTTTATATGCTGCTTATGGATCGAAATTGCGTCAAAGAGATGCCGACAGACCTAAAAACTGGGATGATAAATTCTATTTGTGGCCAATACCTCAAACCGAAAGAAACAAAGCGCCTTGGCTCACTCAAAACGAAGGCTACGGTCAATAAAACAGTTGGTTTTTCAGGAGAAAATCGACGTTCTCCTGAAAATTAATTGTTTTTGAAAACTTAAATAAAATATAAAAATTAAAAATATGAAAAAAGTATTTTACATCCTATTCAGTCTTTTTGTACTCTCTTCTTGCGAGGTGAGTTATCTGGACGACCGAGCCTACGAGCCTGCCAAAATTGTAGCAGTCAAAATCGATAATGCTCTTTATACTATTGCAAATACGGGTACTAAAGAAGCGAAAGTAGTTCTTAAACCTGGTGTTAATCTTACAGCCTTGAAAACTGAGATTTTAGTAGCCAATGGCGAACTACTCAATTTTGAAAATGGAGTGCCTCATGATTTATCGAAACCTATTGATATTCAGATTAAAGGTAAAGATGGAGCTACAAGTACCTGGAAAATGATTGTTCAATCTCCGCCATTGTTAGTGAGTTTAGATGTGGTGGGATTACCGCTATCAAAAGATAAAATCAATTTTGGAAAAACGACCATTATCGTGCAGGTTCCTGTGGGAACTGATATTACAAATTTAGCTGTTTCCTACGGATTTTTGAATGGTACTATGACCAATTTTATCAATGGAACACCAAAAGATTACACCGTTTCTCCATCAAAACCACCCTTCAAATTATTGGTTTTAGGTGCCGATGGAACTACTACTTATCCGTACGATGTGATCTTTACATCCGATGCCGTGGGACCAGCCCAAATTAAAGGAATGGTAATCAATGGAGACACTACTTCAGAGATGTTAATCATTGACGCTGCCAAAAATATCGTTCAACCGGTAGTTCCTTATTTGACTGCTTTTAATGATGCAACGATCCAATTGATAACCGGTTTCGGTAACGTAGTTGATCCAGGATTCAAAACGACCAATGTCGATTTATTGAAAAGTATTAAAGTGAAAATTACCGGCACAAATGGTGTTGAAACAGAATTCACTATTATGAATCCTTTAATTAGCAATACGCCACTATTAGAAAAATCGCACGCTTCCTTTAATTTTGCTGCCAATGCTGGTTCTTCTGCCGCTTGGAGTGGAAATAATATTGTGATTGCTACCAATGCGATGAATGCAGGAGCAACGCCAGTTTTGGGAATCAATGCCTATGACTTGGCTGGAAATTATTTGAATGGACTTGCTAAAACAGGTACTAATTTTGATGGTGGAGCCGTAACAGGAATTCGTAAGTGTGCCACCGATAATGATGGTAAAATACTTGGCGTACAATTGGGCGCTGGGGCAGGATCAACAACGACGCTTTCTATCTTCAAATGGAATTCCATTACCGATCCTGCACCAACGGCTTATATCACCTACACGCAAACCAGTCTTGGATTAGCGTATGCACCAAGAAGTGCGGGTATCAATATCTCGGGTTCCTTAGACGGAAACGCCACTATTACAGTTCCAATTTCGGGAAAAACAGACGTATTTGTTTGGACCGTGACCAATGGGGTTTTAAATCCAACGCCTGTAGCTAAGGCATTTCCTTATGCTGCAGCCGGTAACTATTATAGTGTGCAACCTACTGAAGACGGTTTTGTAGGAGCTGCAACTGGTGTCAATTTTAATGGTGTCAATTTGATGGGTACTTCTCTTACCGAAAGCGCTAAGATTTCGGGTGCTGCCACTTCCGATGCCAAAACCATTACCTATAAAGGAAGAAAATACATTGCTTATGTCGCATTTGTAAATAGTAAACACGTGTTTAGAATTATAGATTATACAACACCGAATACGTATTCTTTAGAAAATCCAATTATGAACATAACGGGAGCTACGGTTGGAAATGGTAATATAACGGTAGATGCTGATTTTAAAGTGATCAACAACAAACTTCACGTCTTGTTTTATGGAACAAATGACAGATTAGCGGTTTATAAATTAGAACAATAAATAACTTTCAGAGCGGCTTTGGCTGTTGTGGCAATGCCGCTCTTTATTAAAAATTGATACTTATGAAAAAGATTTTAATGTTAGTTTCCGTACTGGTTATTTCTTGTACAACTTATGAAACACCACCAACTGTTAGTCCAAATCCAAAACCAGAAGTGGTAAAAGGAATCAAAGGAGTTTGGGTTACCAATGTGGCTTCAACAGCTTTGAACTCGCTTGCCAACATTAAAGAAACGGTGCAAACCTGCAAAAAGTCAGCAATGACCGATATTTATGTGGTGGTTTGGAATAAAGGTAGAACTTTGTATCCAAGTGAAATTATGAACAAAGAATTCGGAATTCCTATTATGGAAAGTTTCGCCGGAAGAGATCCTCTACTCGAAATGATTACCGAAGCACACAAAGAAAAACTCAAAGTCCACGCTTGGTTTGAGTATGGTTTTTCTTCCTCCAATACCAATATTGCGGGTCCAGATGTTATTCTTGATAAATATCCAGCTTGGGCTGCCAGAGATGCCAGCAAAGCCATTTTGGTTTCGAGCGGTGGTTTCAAATGGATGAATGGAATCAATCCTGACGTTCAAAATTTTATAAAATCATTGGTGCTAGAAGTGGTGAAAAAATATGAAGTCGATGGGGTTCAAGGAGATGATAGATTGCCTGCAATGCCAGTAAAAGGAGGCTATGACGATTACACAGTACAATTGTATAAAACCGAAAATGGTGGAGTTGCGCCTCCTGCAAACGAAAACACTACCGCTTGGATTGACTGGAGAACCAATAAATTAACAGATTTTCTAGGGGTTTTATACAAAGCGGTAAAAGCCGTAAAACCTAATGTAATAGTTTCTTCTGCTCCAACAGTTTCACCTTGGGGAAAACAAAACTATTTGCAAGATTGGCCAACTTGGTTGGACAAAAAATATTGTGATTATGTGATTCCACAATTGTACCGTTATGATATTGCCGGTTATGAGGCTACTTTGAAATCTCAAATCGCAGCCATCAAAAACAGTGGGGATAAAAATAAATTTTACGCTGGTGTATTGATTCAATCCGGAACTTGGAATGCCTCAAATGAGTATGTGAATCAAATGGTCAACCTGAACAGAGCCAACGGAGTAGGTGGGGATTGCTTTTTCTTTTTTGAAGGTTTGAAATACAATTCCGAATATTTTACAAAAATTTATCCTACGAAATAAGTAGTTTATGGTTTTGGTTTTTAATTATGTAGAGTAAATCAGATTAGACAACTCCTTAAAAGTTGTCTAATCTATTTCTAAAACAAGCTTAATGCGAATGAGTAAATTGGTAATCATATTTCTTTTTTTCGGTTGTATTGGTATTGGGTTTTCGCAATCCAATCCATTTCCCTTTGCTTCAAAACAAGCAAGAGAAAAGCTTTTGATTAAATTAAACGATTCGATTATTAACCCATCGGCCAACGATTTTTTAGCCAATAAAAGAATTAATTGGGAAAGTTACGCTTGGGCAACCGCTTATATTATTGATGAATCCAAACAAAACTTTGCCGTTTTAGAAAAAGCATTAAAAGAGTACAATCAACTCTCGAAATCCGATTTGCAAAAAGTATTCGGATCCGTTTTTGCCTGTTTTCCAAATCAGTTTGTACCTGAAATCAGAATTATTGCCAATGGCGAATCGGAGAATGAAAAGATTTTTGCCACAGCTGTAAATTATTTAGCCCAGAACAAAGTTGAGGTAAAACAGCTCTTGGAATCTAAATTCAAGAACAGCAATCATCCGATTATTCAAGCCTTACGAAATCAATTTCAGCCAAATTACAATCCAATTTCGATAGCGGATTTAGAAAGTATCATTCGTTTTAACAAAGATAAAAAAAGCAAATTTTTATATTCCATTCAACACCAAGATCGCAACAAAGTAGGCAAGGTTTTTATTCAAACGGAAAGCGGATTGTTGGTAAAAGAAAACGGAAAAGTGATATTCATTGACCAATTGGCTCGCAGCGCCACGAATTTACCAATGTACATTACCAATGGGAATACACCCGTCGGCCTTTATAAAATTAATTCTTTGCATAAATCCGAAAATGTTTTTATTGGACCCAGCTTGGCTTTTGTTACTTTTTTGCCTTTTGAATGTGATGCTGCTACTTTTTTTAATTCGCCAACAACCAAATTTACTTTAGAAAATTACCTAAGTTTTTTTCCAGCAACCCTTCAGAAAAACACACTTTTACAACAAACTTTCTGGGCCGGAAAAGCGGGTCGAACTGAAATTCATTTTCACGGCACTACGATAGATCCAAATTTGTATATTGGCAAAGAATTTTACCCACAAACGCCTTCAATGGGTTGTTTGTGTGTTAATGAAACTTGGGATAAGCAGGGAAATTTAATAGAAAGCGGCCAACAAAAATTAGTCAATACGTGGTTGAAAACACCCAATGAAAAAGGCTACGCTTATGTGCTGGAACTCCAAGAATCCGATTGGAAAACATTCGAAGAAAAAATGAATACATTATAATTATACGATGAAGAAAATCATTCCTTTATTGCTTCTGGCGTTTTTGTTTACTTCTTCTTCAAAAGAGGGAAAACAAAGTGCTAACCAAGTCACGCAATTTGTCAATCCATTCATCGGAACGGGAGGACACGGTCATACTTTTCCTGGTGCAGTGGTGCCTTTTGGAATGGTGCAACTCAGTCCCGATACACGAACTAACGGCTGGGATGCCTGCGGTGGTTATTATACAGATGATAAAAGTATTCTGGGTTTTTCGCACCGTCATTTGAGCGGAACGGGAATGACCGATTTTGCCGATGTACTCTTCACACCTTTCATTGGTAAATTGAAAATGCAGAACGACACGCTTCAAAAATATTATCCTTTGGCATTCTCGCATCAAAACGAAATCGCAAAAGCAGGGTATTACAAAGTTGCTTTCGATAATGGCATCCAAGTCGAACTCACAGCATCAACAAGAGCGGGTTTTCACAAATACCAATTTCCAGCGGGCGAGTCAGGAATTATTATCGATTTGCATCATAATTTACACAATCAAAAAGTACTGCAATCGAATATCGAAATTATAAGCAATACCGAAATTCGAGGAATGCGTCTTACCGAAGGTTGGGCAAAAAGAGATTACGTTTATTTTTATGCCAAATTCGACAAGCCTTACACGGTTAAATTATACAAGCAAAACAAAGAAGTTTCCGGAAACACGCTAAACGACGAAAATGTAAAAGCAGTTTTGACTTTCGATAATCCAAAAGAAGTCAACGTAAAAGTGGGCATTTCTCCGGTGGACGAAAAAGGTGCTTTGAATAATTTAGATACTGAAATACCCGATTGGGATTTTGAGAAAGTGCGAAGTTTAGCCAATGATTCTTGGGAACAACAATTGCGAAAAATAATAGTGGAAGGCGGTTCGAATGACGAAAAAATCATCTTTTATACCGGTCTGTACCACGCTTTTATTCATCCATCAACCTATTCAGATGTCGATAAAAGATACCGCGGTCAGGATTTGAAAATTCACACTTTAGAAAAAGGAACTTATTATACTGTTTTTTCATTATGGGACACTTTTCGCGCTCAAATGCCATTGGTGAGTTTAATTCAACCTTCAAAAACCAATGAATTTATTAATTCGATGTTGCTCAACTACCAGCAAGGTGGCTTGTTGCCAATGTGGGCACTTGCCTCTAATTATACCGGCACAATGATTGGAGCACACGCCACCTCAATAATTGCCGATGCGTACACCAAAGGAATTCTGGGTTACGATACGGACTTGGCGTACAAAGCGATGAAGCGCTCTATTCCTTATGACACGACAGGAATCAAAGTAAATCATCCTGCCATTTGGGAATGGTTGATGACCAAAGGCAAAAAGTACAACGAAGAAATTGGTTTTATTCCCGCAGATAAGGACGTGATTTTCGCCACTTCAAGAGGATTAGAATATGCGTATTGTGATTGGGCTTTGGCACAAGTAGCCAAGGATATGAACAAAAACGAAGATTATAAATGGCTTTCGGAAAGAGGAACTCGTTACAAGAAATACTTTGATCCAACAACTGGTTTTATGCGTGCTCTAGACAGCAACGGAAAATTCATTGGGCCATTTAATCCTTCCTATTCCAATCATATGAACAGTCCCTATTGCGAAGGAAATGCTTGGCAATGGACTTGGTTTGTTCCCCAAGATGTTCCGGGTTTGATCAATTTAATGGGAGGAAAAAATGCTTTCGAGAAAAATTTAGACGCACTTTTTAACACTAAAGCGGTTGTTGAAGGTGAAGAAGCATCAGCAGATATTTCAGGTTTAATCGGTCAATATGCCCACGGAAACGAACCAAGTCATCACATTATTTATTTTTACAATTACATCAATAAAGCATTCAAAACTCAAGAATTGGCGGATAAAATTATGAAAGAGCAATACCGTAATGCTCCCGATGGTTTAACCGGAAATGAGGATTGTGGCCAAATGTCGTCTTGGTATATTTTTAATGCGTTAGGTTTTTACCAAGTGGCTCCGGGCGATCCAACCTACACGATTTCGAGACCTTTGTTTGATAAGGCCAATATTACACTTGAAAACGGAAAAACATTGATAATAAAAGCACAAAACAATAGCGCCCAAAACAAATATGTTGCTTCAGTAAGTTTAAATGGCAAACGATTAAAAACGCCATTTTTCAGGCACGCCGATATTGTAAATGGGGGCGAAATGGTTTTTAAAATGACGGATAAAAAACAATAAATAAATCGTGATGAAAAATTACATTCTTTGCTTTATCGTGATTTTTGGAATTTGTTCCGTAATGGCTCAAAACTCAAAATCGGTTGATTATAATATTATTCCGCTTCCTCAAAGTAGTGTTTTGGGAACAGGAAAACCCTTTATTCTTTCGGCAGCAACCCAGATTTCATATCCTAAAAACGAGAAAAATTTGGAGCAAATTGCCACTTTTCTATCCGAATACATTTTAAATGCAACTGGTATAAAAGTTTCAGTTACGAATTTGCCAATACTTAAAAATGGAATTATATTACAGTCAA is part of the Flavobacterium nackdongense genome and encodes:
- a CDS encoding SusC/RagA family TonB-linked outer membrane protein, with the protein product MKRRILFLLLCLFSLAVEAQTKQIKGTVLDPDGFPLVGASVAVSGTKNGTSTDLNGNFEMKIPADATTINVSYVAYGTMSFSVAGKSYVKIQMQSNKIEMQEVVVVAYGTQKKATLTGAVGMVKGADLNKRSVVSLSTALQGTIAGVTVQQGSGEPGADGSSIRIRGLGSYKAGLSPLVLVDGIEMDINQVDMNAVESVSVLKDAASASIYGSRASNGVVLITTKRGKEGKLKVSFDMYSTIQTPTNMPKVLRAADFLQAELNSLENAGIVIPADQRAQREQMIFDQRTYKPDNWNRYDTDWKNATIKNTALLTNYSFALSGGNKDFKYSGTISALDQGGLIETNNFKRLNIRVNTDAFIRPWLKFSNEISYRVSDQLTPGISSPKAIINKSLYMLPTLSAVTELDGYWGYGKNGDNPVANAAASGSRTVKRPELLFNATLTATPIKDLEILGQYSYRKTESRGTYITTPYFTSLRGVYLGAFPGTDGVSETWAQTVRNFIRGQVSYAKDFGLSKTKILVGTQVEDNLNTDFSASKNLFELDRYYLDNGDAKTATASGGASNWAMASFYGRFNYDYDDKYLFEATGRYDGSSRFTEGNVWGFFPSVSAGWVVSKEKFMESIENYVSFFKLRASYGLLGNQEIGNYPYATSIDPGYSYWIDKQVATGVAQTTLANPDVTWEKSQQVNFGLDASFFNRKLAVTFDYYIKDVYDMLIDYPLPYYVGLNPGNTNGGDMQNKGWETNLTYKGKIGEFNFGITGTLSNNENEVTKLYGFFPNRALTVGYPQNGIWGYKTDGYYVDANDVANSPRLSNSAKPGYVKYVKMDPSGANPTIIGESDKVYLGDPFPHFEYGLNLTANYSNFDLTVFFQGVGERKVMMSGIGVRPFFNGSNLFTHQLDSWTPENQDAEYPILVPEANSADNFVTSDKWVQDGAYLRLKNVVLGYSMPKSFLDKTKLDGARFYLSGQNLFTISKFFSGYDPEVNYGGSLGGEFYPIMQTFTFGANFKF
- a CDS encoding RagB/SusD family nutrient uptake outer membrane protein, which translates into the protein MKLIKKTIIGLSLLAGFASCEDYLDKEPLSEYLSSNFYNNEAAIKQGTNGVYQGMYMESSLLPFCTLYDMYTPMGIERSDNSSIGVGNIQLESSFVVEGQWARFYTGVARCNNVLEGSAPYLGELSDKAKQYLAEVKVVRAMHYHYLISLYGDVPYFTKSVTEEEQKSIARTPWNEIADNLIQDLDDASAFLPWQTNELGRVDKSFALGLKARIALYAGSWHKEGFGKSGIKDAAKAAVYFDIAAKTAQKIIAESGRSLNPNFNDLFTRAGQLTAASKKENILGIAYSDQASRKYHYQSFGEIARTAGGQSGRFPTQLLVDTYEMANGKRIDEPGSGYDPKNPFANRDPRLKMSIYTHKDRIISNNGGVKLNIVMELYNPQTLSYDALGNSKLISNLDYTGSVAQFGYIQSGVGYLWKKYNFFDDEIVSEPTYNILLMRYAEILLMYAEAKIELNQIDGSVRSAINEVRTRAGMPSTTLTDPIKLRQLVRRERKVELARESGLHFFDMRRWRTGALENAEKTYGFPIATGVTATNFPDGYTQVTPDMVPSYGAAGSARDLNDLALYAAYGSKLRQRDADRPKNWDDKFYLWPIPQTERNKAPWLTQNEGYGQ
- a CDS encoding glycoside hydrolase family 10 protein — encoded protein: MKKILMLVSVLVISCTTYETPPTVSPNPKPEVVKGIKGVWVTNVASTALNSLANIKETVQTCKKSAMTDIYVVVWNKGRTLYPSEIMNKEFGIPIMESFAGRDPLLEMITEAHKEKLKVHAWFEYGFSSSNTNIAGPDVILDKYPAWAARDASKAILVSSGGFKWMNGINPDVQNFIKSLVLEVVKKYEVDGVQGDDRLPAMPVKGGYDDYTVQLYKTENGGVAPPANENTTAWIDWRTNKLTDFLGVLYKAVKAVKPNVIVSSAPTVSPWGKQNYLQDWPTWLDKKYCDYVIPQLYRYDIAGYEATLKSQIAAIKNSGDKNKFYAGVLIQSGTWNASNEYVNQMVNLNRANGVGGDCFFFFEGLKYNSEYFTKIYPTK
- a CDS encoding GH92 family glycosyl hydrolase, with the protein product MKKIIPLLLLAFLFTSSSKEGKQSANQVTQFVNPFIGTGGHGHTFPGAVVPFGMVQLSPDTRTNGWDACGGYYTDDKSILGFSHRHLSGTGMTDFADVLFTPFIGKLKMQNDTLQKYYPLAFSHQNEIAKAGYYKVAFDNGIQVELTASTRAGFHKYQFPAGESGIIIDLHHNLHNQKVLQSNIEIISNTEIRGMRLTEGWAKRDYVYFYAKFDKPYTVKLYKQNKEVSGNTLNDENVKAVLTFDNPKEVNVKVGISPVDEKGALNNLDTEIPDWDFEKVRSLANDSWEQQLRKIIVEGGSNDEKIIFYTGLYHAFIHPSTYSDVDKRYRGQDLKIHTLEKGTYYTVFSLWDTFRAQMPLVSLIQPSKTNEFINSMLLNYQQGGLLPMWALASNYTGTMIGAHATSIIADAYTKGILGYDTDLAYKAMKRSIPYDTTGIKVNHPAIWEWLMTKGKKYNEEIGFIPADKDVIFATSRGLEYAYCDWALAQVAKDMNKNEDYKWLSERGTRYKKYFDPTTGFMRALDSNGKFIGPFNPSYSNHMNSPYCEGNAWQWTWFVPQDVPGLINLMGGKNAFEKNLDALFNTKAVVEGEEASADISGLIGQYAHGNEPSHHIIYFYNYINKAFKTQELADKIMKEQYRNAPDGLTGNEDCGQMSSWYIFNALGFYQVAPGDPTYTISRPLFDKANITLENGKTLIIKAQNNSAQNKYVASVSLNGKRLKTPFFRHADIVNGGEMVFKMTDKKQ